The Punica granatum isolate Tunisia-2019 chromosome 4, ASM765513v2, whole genome shotgun sequence sequence GTTCGAAACATATGTCATATACTAATCAAGTTTTAATAGTCGTTCGAATTTAATAGCTGGATCGcaataagaaataataaaattttcaagaaagAAGGCATAGCATAGTACATATGCACTCACCTATCAACTAAGAAATTACAAGTTCGATTTTTATTGTGAAATTTTCTATACCCCTTAGTAagtattatgatttttatttcatcatATTAGATTTATGAATCtcctttataatcgaaaaaaaaatatatcccATGCACTATCAGTCTTGCTTAGTTTATTAAGAATGGGCTGTCTTGTAATTTAATTGGCCCATCTAATTAATTAGATGGGCTTAATAGGCCTACATTCAAACGTTTTAAGTATATACTGTCTATAACTACCCCATGTTCGGGCATCAGCATACACCAATTTTCATCACATGTTACTTGAACATATTAGACGGGGCGCAACCGTGCAAGAACCTGAAAAGATTCAGCTTCAGCATCTTTAACATGCAGAACGCTTTAATCGACTTTCCCATATAAACAATGTGAAGGATGATGATTGAATTCGGATGGTTGTGAATTGCTTGAATTTTAAGAAATCGATCCCTTTCCATGATCAAACTGCTTGTATACGAATCTCATCCTCAGTCCCGGCCGGGAGAACGTATGAATTTATCAACTTACAATTTGCGTCTGCTACCgcaaacgaaaaaaaaaaaaaacttgcaATTTGCATCGCCCACATAATGATGAATACCAatggaagatgaagaagatataACAAATACGACACGATAAGCCGTGGCCGATATGCACATTTATTTGAACAAAACTATATTGCCCTTAATCTCTTGTCACTAGAACTCAGCTTCTCCTCCCTCGATCTCCGTCCCTCGGTCTTCAACATCTCCAGCAAGAAATCGCTCCAAGCATCGATCGGCCCCGGCAGGCACCAGTGGACGCAGTCGTTATACAGCACGACCTTCTCTTCGGGCCAATGCCCGTACCTGCTCGGGTGTCCGTCAGGCCTCAGAAGCATAGCCTGAGTCGTGTCGAGTAACCTATACTTCAGCCCTCTCTTCCTCCCTTCCCTTTCCGCCTTCTGGAATTCTTCTATTTGGATCAGGTAGAGCTCCATATCGTCGCCGCCTAAGGTGGTCTCATTGCTCAAAAACGGCCTCGTCCTCACGCAGTTCCCTCCCTCGTTCCACAGCCCGCCCTCGAAGTGTGACGGGGCGAAAGTCCTAAAGTACGTTATGCCCTTGTAATTCTTTCTGCTGTTGATGGCACTGAAAGCAGTCCTAAATGCCTTTCTGAAGCCATAGAACTTTGTGAGGTCTGGCACGTTCTCGAGCCTGCAGAAATGGCACCCGACTTGCCGTTGTTTCTCATAGAAGACGAGCGGCCGGAAGAACCAGTGGCCTGCGGAGACGATCAGGTAGTCGAATTCGTCTATCTGGGTCGTCCACTGCTCATCGAACTCATCCAGGTACAGGTTGAAGAGTCCTGTGTGGGTCGGACCGTCCGCATCCGCCTCCTTTGCTTTCACCAAGTGCGGAGAGGTGAAGATCGCGAGGGTGAAGTTGTATGTCACGTACTTCCATCGCTTGAAATGCTCGTCGGGTGTGTATGAAGCATCTATAGGGTATTCCACCTATAGAAAAATGTGACATACCGATAAGAATAGATACTACATTTGATCTATCAGTCGAGGAATGGAGAACCCAAAAAAATGGCCTACTATAAGATCACTTATACATCACTACCGATTAATACATTAGTCTCACGCGAGACACAAAACAAACTCCATATGACTCTGGAATCAAGACCGACTGACGTGCCTGCTATGATTCTTAGGTCGGGCTTGTCACAACGAGATGCGGATCTATATTGCCCTCATGAAAACAACTggcattatttaattttcactaGCTTGGACttactaattaaaaaattgaaatcataTGCGTGTCCAAGATCCATTTCACAAGAgagtcaaataataaataaatataaaactcCTTTTCGGGTCAATAAAGGTCGAATTTGAAGGTTAGTATATCATTTTCTATTAGATTTGATCACCAATGAAGTCACCGAGGTTTCTTTATTAGGAGCCAAGTAGCTCTCTAATACGGTAACTAACATTCATGAAATCCAATAACTGGCCTAGATACATATACACATCAggtatgtgtgtatatatatatatatatatacacacacacatactaCGATAACTAATAGTATGATTctatatattatctttttttattttttgagaatttttttgataataataTGTAATTCAAGTAAGCAGCCTGGCTAAGTTGCGGGACGTAAGCGGAAACTTCATGTAGAATTTTATTCATGATATAATGAGGACAGCCCTTGATGGAATCATGCGTTCAAATAATTTCACattcaaatcaaaatttatgacaCTTATATATCAACCAACTAGCCAAACCCGTTGCTTGTGTGCTACATGTTATATCTATTTTATAAGTTAAGGTGAAATTTCAATTGCTCTTTCTTTTGCGAGTATCTCATCAACTTCTAGAATCTCcagtaaaagaaattaaaaaaataaataaattatcaaaTGTATAAACTCCCATCACATGCATGTATGATGATAACCACAAGACAAATTAGAGTCACGTGAATTTTGTATTATTGGAGATAGTGGTGCCTCCTTGCACAATTACCGACAATCGTGGGAGGCGATTCTTTATATATTCCCTTCGCATCCCTTGTCCCaatacttaattaatttatgtgtataattataaataaataaatagatatctatatatataaagatatatCTTATGGTCCCCATATTTGTAGGACACAGAAATAATTTCACTCCGATTTTAAGAAGTTTTATATCATGTTTGATATGACGAAATGAAATAGAATTGGAACACTAAATCTGATGATTTTGGCGTGGTGATTCCTTCCGGTTCTATTTTCCTTCCTTCATGTTACCAAATATGCACTTACTTTATATTGTTTCCAGCTACGTCATCCACAGAAAATTTGCACGTTACAGAAGTCATGGATTTGACCTTTTCCCTTGTCATTAAATTACCAAAAGgtcacaaaaatatatatacatataggcataaaataaatatacagaCAAAAGAAATTAggttgtgtgtatatatatatatatatatagatggagTGAAAGAAAACAACTTTATATACttatacaaatataaaaagagaaaacatgTCCTGCCTTAGATTtgaaactctctctctctctatacaTACAAAACCCAAAAAACCCATCGTTAAAAGAGATTTCGTACATGTGCCTACGGAAAAAAGAGATTTCATAGATGTAGCAAAAAGCTTCCATGGCGACATGTTCTTTCTTTACCTGCAGCTTCTACCTAATCCTtggatttctttttaataatatgtatatatgtttttaaaaaattatcattcaATTACCTACTCCTTGAATTTCGTTTGCATCTGGGGCTTAGGTAAACTAACGTTGCTACCGTACGTCGAGATATTGGACACATTAGTTGGGCCCCCTTTTCACCTGTTTCAATCGACTCTTAATAATAAGTCCACTTAAATGATGTCTAGTTGTATGTATGCATATCATCATTATACTGAACCACTTATGACTCGGAccaacaaagaagaagaaccGCATACGTCTCTGATTGGACTCGTTCCCTTGACTCACCAGCTACATTATCTAAGTATGTGTTATTAACttgataatataaattaaccAGGCAGCTACAATACACATCTTGTTTGATCGTTATACGGGAAGAGGATCCTTCAACTTGTGAACTTTTGTGGAACACAAGAGCCGCGACAACATCTATATGTTAGTTGACATACCAAAAAGGAGATATATAGATCCGGTGGTCGAAACATATCTCAGctttaatttcatttcattgtatCATCACTCCGTTTTTAGCTTCCCAAATGGAAACCGAAGATTGAGAAGCGGCTTTAAGTATGCATTATGGATTGACGATTGCTAGTTAGCTATTTATATATCGTTTGCTCATATATATTTagctatatgtatatatgcatgtgatccttttttctttttttctttttggctcACAGTTTTCCAAGTGTGTCTTGCCTAATATTTCCAAagcaaattaaataaaacaaaatgtaacgcatcaatgaaaatttaaaagttaaaaaaggaGAATGTAAAGAACAAGAGATGAGGTTTCTCTACAATATACTGACCCTTGAGAGGAGGCAAATGAGGGACTGCATTTGGTTCCGGGCCACAGAGTCACCAACAAAGGCCAAGGACTTGCCCCTAACAAGCTCCAAGAACTGGGCCGGGTTGAACAGCGGCAGCTCACACCCGAACGGCTTCCACCTCCACCTCATGAAGTCGGTGTCGGGCCGCCCGTACTTCATGCAGTTCTGGTGCTCGTGGATCGCCCAGCACGTCTGGTTCGTGTAGTACGGGGCCCTCCGGTTGGGCACCCACTCCCCTGAGAATATGTCGCACTCTCCAGCACTAGCTGCATCCACGACGGTGCGGGTGTCGGCATTATTGCCACTGACGATAACTCGCGAGAcggacgaagaagaagaggagggagGATCGGGATTATTAACGGAAGATAAGGTGATGGACTTGAGGTAAGTATTGGGCTGCCAATATTTGAAAGGGTGGCAGATGGAGATGAGTGTGAGGAGGATGAAGGGGATGGTCACGAGAAGAACAACCTTTGGTGGTTTCGTGAAGGGAAGCTCATGAGTTCCTGCTCTAAGCTTCATCTCGATCTTTGGCTCTTCTTGAGAGAAAGAGTGAGAGAGATGATGAGATCCCTCTTTGATATCTGTGACctttatattattgtttagggctttatatatatatatatatatgagtacCTTGATTATGATGAAtgtatttttcaataaaatttaatcgacgtaatttctttatatatataaatataaatatttactaaTAATGTCGTTGATTGAGTAtattaatcccacatggaaaatataaattaataaccaTTGATTTATAAGAGATTTGGATACCAACACTTATCAATTTAagtttttaaagaaaaaatccaAGTTCATGTAAGCtcatgaaaattcaatattgtTAATTACCTGAAAAAGTTTACGAGaagatgaattttttaatgcaaaCTAAAATACCTAATAATAGaagtttttctaattttcatgTAATTTTATCATAAGGGGACCACTTTGAACAAGGTCGGTTAATCATCCATTTTAGCTGGCTCCTATGgatccattttatttttattttattttatcttattctatttttatttttcttctcttttgttGGGGTATCGTTGTACTTTAGATCTGATAGATCATACTGATGCTGGATTTGTGGtgcataaattaattgattgatcTTGAGGAGACCTCATTTTATGATTTGCCTATTCGAATATCGcatagttaattaattaatcgtcCTTTGTAGTTTTGTGGGCAGATCACCTCTAGGCTCTAACCTCACGTGTATTCTGAAAACTACCACCtatattatatacaaaaattgacttattaaaaatataattattatatgaaaataatgatCAATCAATCTAAATCTCAAAATGGCCAAAAAAATGTCTGATCTTTATTGTCGGGTTGTTGGATCTAACTACATAGCTGAactattatattatacatgTGTCTAAAACacattatgaaaaattatcgCTTTATTATAATGATTTGATTTCTCAAAGAAATGCAGATATTTGaccataattatatatatttatatataaaagcttgattgtatgtatatgtatatatatgttcttcaCCATTTGTAAACCCTTGACTATAGGGAGACAGTACATTTTACCACATAAGTGGCAACATATACATGAATTTCATGATAAGCATCTATCAGTATTATTTGTGTAGCAATTTATAGACTCTATAAGTacgaaaataattaataatattggtgattcttgcaaaaaaaaattgaggttAAAAACATGCTAAACAATATGTATTATTTTAGCAACATGTATATAAAATCATGTGGTTTAttaaatttcttataaaaataaaatgtttcaattataaaaaataaaatcatgtaGTTCTCTTTTTTCCCCTCAAATTGAGCCAatttatcagttttatcattttgtGAATAGCAgggtaataattaataataattaataaaattggtGATTCTTGCAAAATTTTTTGAGGTTAAAAACATGCTAAacaatatgtatttttttagtgATTTGTATATAAAATCATGTggtttattaaattttttataaaatataaaatgtttcaattataaaagaataaaatcaCGTAGTTGTATTTTTCCCTCAAATCGAGCCAATTTATCAGTATTATAATTAAGTGAATAGCGaagtaaaaattaatatcaaatttaTACAGttaaggatatatatatatatatatatatatatatatatataaactggAAGCATTTCGGAAGTTCTCGCTGAGAGTACGTTCATTTTCATACTCTgaaatttctcttttatttttttaaaaatgcaaataaattgatgtaaatatagatattacttaatcatgaaataagtaaataataataataataatataatataatataacataatataatacaatacaatataatataatataatgtaattGTTCTTCATTCAGTCTTATATGTCGATTTATAAAGTATTCAAATAGGGATTGTTCCTTATAGAACTTGAATAAGCCAACAATATCATGGATAAGATGCATCAATATAATCATATAATAAAAGTCAGTCGAAAAATGCGATCATGTATTTTTAATAAGGAggtcaaaatttttatatgttatataatgattgtattaaattgaattagAATTTAACTATGAAgcaagtaatatatattttcaatcatatatatgaatttcactaattatttttatgaaaataaggaagagtatttttatttgtttttggataaactacataaaaaaatcacaaataagGGCAAGTTGTTTGACCAATTGCACTAATCCTATGACATTAGCCTGGACTTCAAATACTAAACATAGTAGAATAGTTTAGTACTTAAAAAACCGCATGAGCAAAAAAGAAGAGGCAAACAATGTTGCTTCTGAATATAAGTtaaattacatatttataattgaaCAAATATCTTTAACTGCGGCAACGCGCGGGCTATGTAATTCGTTATCATTAATTCTAAAAAGCGAAGGAACTTTTTTcatttagagagagagagagagagagagagagactttTGTTCACTATATAATAAAACTCCTTTTCTGGCTGAAAGAGGTCCCTCAACGACTGCTTTGGTGCAATGTTCCTATCGAAACAAGCAATAGATTAATCTAATTATTAAGACAAATCACCTCAACTTATTCAAATAAttgttattttccttttcttgcaGATTCAAATTCCAATGTGCTCTGTTCTCTTTGGGTCAAAGTGTCCAAAATTTCATCACCCCGATGGATGTATATTAGCAACTagtaatatatctatatcatCCCTGTAACACTTGACTCATCCACCATAATGTCTTTCCCACTTGACTCATTCACCATAATGTCTTTCCTCACACTCAAGACCAATTTGCTCATTTTATATGACCAATTTGTCGAGCCTGAATTTTAATTAAGTATTGACTTGAGGAATTTGATTCTGACCTTCATGACTGTTGTTGCTATATATTATcatgcaaaaatattaaatttttctaagtagcctaaaaattttttaattttaaatttacatTTATTGAATAGTTCTTGAACATTGCGTAAATTACAAATCATGCCATCATGAGTGTTGAggagtaataaaaaaaaaagaaaaaaggaaacctacatcaaaaaaatcaagagaaaGAATTgtgtttatatgagatttgagtATCAccacttaattttaaattaggaGAATTTTTAGATTAATTACTAGGAGGTAATCCTCATTAAAAATCTATGCCGACACATAGATCAGCTCCTCGGTCAGTTCGACTGTCGATTAACTGGAACATCCAAgcttaaaaaaatcattaaataagttgaatatataaattaatcaagTTTATTTGCCAATAATATTAATAGCCGTACACATTAAAATAATCACATTGTTGGCTACGCACTTGCTAACTTTGCTGTCACTTAGGTAAGATATTacagaaataaaaaaatgtatctgtattatattttttaataatttattgagaaaaatattctattttcaaaaagattaaataaattataaaagaaaattaatttttatacgcAAATTTTGAGTCTAACCATTTATTATCATAGTTCTGTTAAAATTagaatatgataaaaaaaaatcgaaagaaattaaatgaaGCTAGTCTTGTCTAAGTCTTGTCTAGTTCtttagtttttatatatatgttgtaattgtttttttttctgaatattGTAATTGATTAATAAACTCATAGGAGTGCTCGGGAAGTTTGATATATGTCAGCCAATTCTCGGATTTCTACTTGGAAATAGTAGTCGACATTAATGTAACGCGAcaatggtttttttttgtttttccgaTTACAAAAGGGGCCGTCCGTGAACCTAGAATGCAACAATGGTTTTTGTCAATGTTTATTTGAGCAATGTCCAAGCCAGCCCTTTGTCGCCTCAAACTTATGCTGCCAGATTAGGAATCTTGGCGAGTGACGCCTGTATCTTCTCCTCCTCGAAAGACAAGTCGACCAGCTTCCCCTGCAGGTACATCTCGTAAGACGCGAGGTCGAAGTGGCCATGCCCGCACATTGCCATCAGTATGACCTTGGTTTCCCCCGACTCCTTGCACCGGAGAGCTTCTCGGATGGTTGCAGCAATGGCATGAGTTGGTTCTGGCGCTGGTATTATCCCTTCAGTCCTGGCGAATTTTATGGCACCTGATGATAACCCGGGACATTTACTGACATTAGCTAGTCATAAATTGTCATTCTCTGATTCTCTTGGTTAAATGTGAGAAATGAAGTCCATGTTTGCCATGTGAAGGAATGGAAACAGAAAATATAATCGATCCCGGTTTTCTATGGAACCCGTTTCAGTCTCGTTTCGATCATGTGTACCGAGTGAAACATATGAGTACCTTCAAAGCATTCCTTTTGAGGAATAGCAGTTGCCTCCATGAAGCCCTGTTCATAGACATGAGATATCAATGGTGCCATGCCGTGGTAACGCAGTCCTCCTAGAAGGAAAACCGAACATATCAATGAACTGAATAGAGTAGTAACATTCAgcgaaataaatatatctcgCAGGAAATAACTGCACATACCAGCATGAATTGGGTCTGGAATAAAGTCGTGCCCCAGAGTATGCATCTTCATCAATGGAGTCATTCCTGCAGTATCCCCGTAGTCGTATGCGTAGACCCCCTTTGTCAGTGAGGGACATGCTGCTGGCTCAACCGCCTTTATGATCGGGTTAATTTTCCCTCGCAGCTTCTCTCGAATAAACGGGAAACTCAACCCTGCGAAATTAGAACCGCCACCTATGCACCCTATGATCACATCGGGAGTCTCTCCTATAGCTTCCATTTGGTTTGTGCACTCCTCGCCGATGACTGTCTGGTGGAGCAAAACATGGTTGAGAACGCTCCCGAGGCAGTACTTGGTGTCAGGTTTCAAACCTGCTACTTCCACGGCTTCTGAGATGGCTATCCCCAGGCTTCCGGGGCTTGTGGGATCGGCTTCAAGGATCTTCCTACCTGCCTCTGTTATGTTTGAAGGAGAAGGGTGGACGTTTGCCCCCCATGTTTGCATCATCAGTCGGCGGTATGGTTTCTGGTCATATGAAGCTCGGACTTGCCACACCTGTGCAGAGAAAGTGTATAAGAGGAAGGAATTATTCGCTGAAGAATGAACCCAGTTCGGAACAGTTATCATGGGTAACAGTGCAACAAGAATTAATATGAATGTCCTGAAAAAATTTTCCAGCTCTTTTCCGGTTTTGGAAAACATCTGCTCGTGGGTGCCGAAGTTGGAATGCAAATGTTGCATCGATAAACATCTGATCCAAATTCTAGCAGGCCGGCAGCGTAATAACCTGGCATAAATCAAAATGACGGGTAGGATTTAAGGTCTCAAGATCTTACTTCACAGTCGAGGCCGAATAAACTGCACGCAAATGCCAAGGCACTCCCCCATTGACCAGCTCCAGTCTCCGTGACAACCTTCCTAATGCCTTCCTGTAGATTGTACCAAACTTGGGGGACTGCAGAGTTGGGCTTGTGCGATCCCGCAGGGCTAACTCCTTCATACTTGTAGTAGATCCTAGCAGGTGTATCGAGAAGCTTTTCCAACCTCCTTGCTCTGTATCCAAATAAGAGATGCAAGACTTAAACTGCGTAGTTTCATGGAAATAAAACAATTATACCAGCAAATGAAGAAGTGATGGTATGCTGGTCTCGGAAACCAGCAGCTTTCCATTTCTTCATGTTTCGGAGAATACATACAAAGAAAGCTAAGATGATAAGTGTTGAATTATGAACCAGATGATATTCATCCGGCATGTTGATGCCAGGCTATTCTAGCTGAACAATAGTCAATTGCATACCGAACCAATTCCGCAGATCAAGTGAAGGGTTGCATAAGCCTAGCAGGTGGGCACGTGCGATTTAACGATTAAATGGATCGACAGAGTTTTTTCTTATCAGCACCAAACTAATATGCAAAAGTACAAATTACGCGCAGCTTGAATCAGACCTGATCAAAGGAGTCGGGCGCCAAAGCCCGTAAATATCAATAACCTCGTCAGGAATATCTATAAACCTATCCTGGCTTGCCTCCTGCTTTATCAACTCATTtgggaagagaggagagagatccTCGGGGTTGATGGGCTGAAAGGTCTTGGGGTGCAATGGTGGAGGAGGTTTAACTGGTAGATCCGCAGCTAAGTTGTACCATCTGCTAGGAATCTCTGTCGAACTAGCCGATACTCGAATTCCAGCTCTAGAGCTGTATGAAGGAGGACTCGGATGATTTGGCCTCTTGTTCTTCAGTGCAAATGTTTTCGGCCATTTCTCGGCTCCTGGAATGCAAGAAACTACTTAATCATACTGACCTCAAAAATCAACCAATCTTCCGAAATATATAAGCGCAAGAGAACAGATCCCCATATgtgaaagaaaatataaacaGTGAAACATATGTGTATTCACAACCAACCCACTTCATTGAACATAAACAGAGACATATATCGGGCGGTAAATGGCTTTTCGACTAAGTCTGGACACGGAAATTCACCTTTACTCTCGATTCTTGAATATGCAGGGGAAACAGGGGAAGCAGCAGCCATTACAGGAGCTCGGAAAATGAAGTGAGAGTTTAGGGTTTTGACATTGGAGATCGGTTCCTCTTCCTCAATAAAGTATACGTTTGTTGCACTATTAAATGATTTGTTAAGAAGGATGACTGTTTTACTAGGACTCTCCTTCAAATCACATGAAAATATGTTACCTTAGCTTTCTCAAAACTGGTTTGACTAAATATATTCCAGTCTTTTTGTCCTCTCTTCCTTCCATTTTGGACCAAAACTGATATGATGAAGAGCAATTCTTCGGGTGCAGTTGCTCATTTTTCATAACCAAATTAGTCTTCACagcgagttttttttttttttctgcatcTTCTTTTCCGGTATATACCACGGCAGAATCCGTGACTCGTGATCCAGTAAGACAGCAGAAAGAGACATGCTTTGGGACCAAAATGTCACCTGTGGCATGGAatgttgaagaagatgaaccgACAGCAGCGGTAGGGGAGACAGGGGAAGCAGCCATTTTTCTGGATGGTCCAAGCTCTCTTCTGCTGCTGAAGAGCTTGGGAGCTAACTGACAAGAGGGTCGGGGGTTCCTAGAACCTTCCCTGGTCGCATGCATTGGAATTGGATAACACAATTGGCAGAAAGAAATTGATTGTCCCGTTGATAGGCCCACCAAGTATTGAATCCAAAACTTCTAAGTTATCAGATGAGAATGTGTGCCGCTCCGACAAGTTAATGCAGCCGCTGGGACCTCCACCTAACTGCAGTGTGAATGCCCAT is a genomic window containing:
- the LOC116206328 gene encoding uncharacterized protein LOC116206328 isoform X2, yielding MAAASPVSPAYSRIESKGAEKWPKTFALKNKRPNHPSPPSYSSRAGIRVSASSTEIPSRWYNLAADLPVKPPPPLHPKTFQPINPEDLSPLFPNELIKQEASQDRFIDIPDEVIDIYGLWRPTPLIRARRLEKLLDTPARIYYKYEGVSPAGSHKPNSAVPQVWYNLQEGIRKVVTETGAGQWGSALAFACSLFGLDCEVWQVRASYDQKPYRRLMMQTWGANVHPSPSNITEAGRKILEADPTSPGSLGIAISEAVEVAGLKPDTKYCLGSVLNHVLLHQTVIGEECTNQMEAIGETPDVIIGCIGGGSNFAGLSFPFIREKLRGKINPIIKAVEPAACPSLTKGVYAYDYGDTAGMTPLMKMHTLGHDFIPDPIHAGGLRYHGMAPLISHVYEQGFMEATAIPQKECFEGAIKFARTEGIIPAPEPTHAIAATIREALRCKESGETKVILMAMCGHGHFDLASYEMYLQGKLVDLSFEEEKIQASLAKIPNLAA
- the LOC116202229 gene encoding protein trichome birefringence-like 19, which gives rise to MKLRAGTHELPFTKPPKVVLLVTIPFILLTLISICHPFKYWQPNTYLKSITLSSVNNPDPPSSSSSSVSRVIVSGNNADTRTVVDAASAGECDIFSGEWVPNRRAPYYTNQTCWAIHEHQNCMKYGRPDTDFMRWRWKPFGCELPLFNPAQFLELVRGKSLAFVGDSVARNQMQSLICLLSRVEYPIDASYTPDEHFKRWKYVTYNFTLAIFTSPHLVKAKEADADGPTHTGLFNLYLDEFDEQWTTQIDEFDYLIVSAGHWFFRPLVFYEKQRQVGCHFCRLENVPDLTKFYGFRKAFRTAFSAINSRKNYKGITYFRTFAPSHFEGGLWNEGGNCVRTRPFLSNETTLGGDDMELYLIQIEEFQKAEREGRKRGLKYRLLDTTQAMLLRPDGHPSRYGHWPEEKVVLYNDCVHWCLPGPIDAWSDFLLEMLKTEGRRSREEKLSSSDKRLRAI
- the LOC116206328 gene encoding uncharacterized protein LOC116206328 isoform X1 — translated: MAASPVSPTAAVGSSSSTFHATGAEKWPKTFALKNKRPNHPSPPSYSSRAGIRVSASSTEIPSRWYNLAADLPVKPPPPLHPKTFQPINPEDLSPLFPNELIKQEASQDRFIDIPDEVIDIYGLWRPTPLIRARRLEKLLDTPARIYYKYEGVSPAGSHKPNSAVPQVWYNLQEGIRKVVTETGAGQWGSALAFACSLFGLDCEVWQVRASYDQKPYRRLMMQTWGANVHPSPSNITEAGRKILEADPTSPGSLGIAISEAVEVAGLKPDTKYCLGSVLNHVLLHQTVIGEECTNQMEAIGETPDVIIGCIGGGSNFAGLSFPFIREKLRGKINPIIKAVEPAACPSLTKGVYAYDYGDTAGMTPLMKMHTLGHDFIPDPIHAGGLRYHGMAPLISHVYEQGFMEATAIPQKECFEGAIKFARTEGIIPAPEPTHAIAATIREALRCKESGETKVILMAMCGHGHFDLASYEMYLQGKLVDLSFEEEKIQASLAKIPNLAA